Genomic window (Penaeus vannamei isolate JL-2024 chromosome 7, ASM4276789v1, whole genome shotgun sequence):
cgTCCATTGTGAATGCTTCTGGGGATGTTTGTAAACAAGAGAGTGTGTATGGGGTGCGTACTGTAGGAGGTAGTAGGAAATTTGATAAACTTgtgacttttttatttcttcattcgcAGATGGTAGCGTAATGCCTGgagtgtaaatataaatagagaggaagagagagagagaaagacagacagacagagagaggcagatagacagacagacagacagagagatagagaaagagacaaagacgaaTAAAAGTtcaagatatacagacagacaagttgacagatacatatatattgtacaaagcctataaataagtaaaaactaTTGGTATATCTAAGAACATCTAATATTCAATATTTCATTCTATTGCACATAATTTGCCTTCCATAATATCACTATGCTACGAGAAAAATATCGAAACAACACGAAATTTCAAGGAAAAAACGAAGTGAGATGtacagacgaaaagaaaattgATTTTAGACCAAGTGACCTTGTGCCTTCTTTGGGtagaacttttttttcctttttgaccaATAAGGAGCTTCGTAATGTCTGTCGAGCTGTACGGCTTTTGCTACTGTTGATATTGccattttgttgttgtatttattcctgccttatatatgtgtgtgtgtgtgttacatttgGAAATGCTCCTCCCACCTAGTAAGAGAGGCAGGCTGTGGGtcccgtgggggggggggcgactgccGGGACGCTAGATGGGAATGAGAACTACTTGTCACACCTGTGTTCTAGCAGTcaccagcccggagtgaagcttatggGGGAAAGCTTTAGGGAACCCtgtaggtggatgatgggtctcACAGCCTGCCGCTAAACCTGAAGTGGGAAGCCAGGGTGGGGgtttggaacatccgttctttgcatcaggatgatcggttgcctctgctgtcgagggaactgtggAGTCTGAGAGTGGAGGTGCCTGCTATCTCAGAAGTGAGGAGACTTGGCAGTGGCACGAATTATGTAGGTGGCTGCGCCTGCTACTGGACAGGCCGCAGAGACGGCCACCagctccagggagtagccatggccatctccagcagattccagcccttggtagtagaggttattccagtcaatgagcatataatgggaatgagactgaagctagcatttggcttcatgtctcttattgctgtgtatgctcctaccgatgtttgtaaacttgacatgaaagatgttctatgccaaactagcatcaatgtcagacaggtgtccctgtcgagatattcgtgttgttctgggtaacttcagtgcggtatctggctgtgattgagctggctatgagatgtctgttggccCCCATGGTTCGGATGCTGATACCGGCAGTGAgcatagcctccttttctgggactttgctaggtcccagaaaatgatttctggctcctggtaccagcacccaggtaatgcagccaaggagatcgaccacatacttgttagcattcgttagaggatcctccagaattgcaaggtgtataggagtgcctaGTTCCATGGTACTaatcatagattggttgtggctactctCTGGGTCCATTTCAAAAcaccccagcggtccaatgatcaccctagggtgtttcacttggacagggtgagggagggggagtgtgcctggggATTTGCTAAGGCAGTCTCTGGTAGTTTcacagtgctcgacaatctgacagaccctgtgggacaccttcaagtgcgaaACACTTGGTGCAGCTCAagaaacgattggtgaacgcccaagagaaagacagaatttcatctcacaggagacactggatgccacagatgcttgttgtaCGGCTCGTGTGACATGGGATGGCGTGCAGAACTCAGTCActgggacaaggaacagtttattaggagtcttgctgaggaggtcgaaggccatttcttagtaaatgaccttccgtcttgcataccaagccctgagaaagctgaactccaaaccctcttcacaggtgacagtagTTCACTTCATAAGTGGTCatatcgtttcagatcctgttgcagtgcaggAGCGTTGAgctaagtattttgagcagttgtaccaggttgacccaccaccacttaacttggatgcgggtagtgccgagattccgttgctagacccacccattagtgagaatcccccctccctaactgaaTTTAGAggagcgatctccaagctgaagaatggtaaagcagcaggtatatgcggcatcccagatAAACTGTTAAAAGCTGGTGGTGAGTCCATGGcatgggggttgcatgctgtcctatcTGCCATCTGGCaatccggtaccgttcccccactcttgttgagggatgtggtcatccctctctggaaggagaaaggaggactgATGgtactgcagcaaccaccgaggcatcacactgctcagtataccaggcaaggttctcgcctacatccttttgagacatatcagagaccacctagaggcatcagaggctggagcaatccggattcactcctggtaagtccacaatagactgtatccttgagCGCCTAGAACCCCTTTgtgagctgcttgcagcctacatcgacttcaagaaggcattccgtacggtgcatcgggaatcactctgggagatcttgagactgagagggattccaacaaggattattggactaatagcaagcctttaTACAGGTACTGAAAGAGCtgtaaagtatatgtgtgtgtatgtatatatatatatatatatatatatatatatatatatatatatatatatgtatgtatgtatgtatatatatatatatatatatatatatatatatatatatatatatatatatatatatatatgtatatatatatatatatatatatatatatatatatatatatatatataaagagagagagagagagatgcactcatatgtaaatatatatatatatatatatatatatatatatatatatatatatatatatatatatgtgtgtgtgtgtgtgtgtgtgtgtgtgtgtgtgcgtgtgtgtgtatgtatgtgtgcgtgtgtgtgtgtgtgtgtgtgtgtgtgtgtgtgtgtgtgtgtgtgcatatatatataaatatatatatatatatacatatatatatacctacatatatatatatatacatacatatatatatatatatatacatatatgtatatatatatatatatatatatatatgtatatacatacatacatatatatatatatatatatatatatgtgtgtgtgtgtgtgtgtgtgtgtgtgtgtgtgtgtgtgtgtgtgtatgtgtgtgtgtgtgtgtgtgtgtgtgtgcatagatacattcatatgtatatatatatatatatatatatatatatatatatatatatatatatatatatatatatatatatatatatatatatatttatacatatatacacatacatatatctatctgtctatctacctatctacctacctatctatatatatatatatatatatatatatatatatatatatatatatatatatatatatgtgtgtgtgtgtatgtgtgtgtgtgtgtgtgtgtgtgtgtgtgtatatatatatatatatatatatatatatatatatatatatatatatatatatatatatatatatatatatatatatatatatgtgtgtgtgtgtgtgtgtgtgtgtgtgtgtgtgtgtgtgtgtgtgtgtgtgtgtgtatatatatatatatatatatatatatatatatatatatatatatatatatgtatatatatatatatatatatatatctgtgtgtgtgtgtgtttgtgtgtgtgtgtgtgtgtgtatatatgtatatatatcatatatacatatatgtatatatatatatatgtatatatatatatatatatatatatatatatatgtatatatatatatatatatatatatatatgtgtgtgtgtatatatgatatatgatatatgatatatatatatatatatatatatatatatatacacacatatatatatatgtatatatatatatatatatatatatatatatatacacacacacacacacacacacacacacacacacacacacacacacacacacacacacacacacacatatatatatatatatatatatatatatatatatatatatatatatatatatatatatatatataaatatatatatatatatgtatgtgtatatatatatatatatatatatatatatatatatatatatatatatatatatatatgtgtgtgtgtgtgtgtgtgtgtgtgtatgtatatatatatatatatatatatatatatatatatatatatatatatatatatatatgtatatatatatatatatatacacacacacacacacacacacacacacacacacacacacacacacacacatatatatatatatatatatatatatatatatgtatatatatatatatatatatatatatatatatatgtatatgtatatatgtatatatatatatatatatatatatatatatatatatatatatatatatatatatatatgcatatatatatatatatatatatatatatatatacatatatattcatacatatatatatattcatacatatatatatatatatatatatatatatatatatatatatatatatatatatatattccgtaaatTTCTGCCCTATATTGCGTGTTCATGACGCAGCTTACATTACTTGACGTTGAAAGTTCTAGGGCGgggtataaaagaaaaaaaatcgaaaaccctttgagtacgaaagaaaaaaataaaatgcatatcATGTTGCTCTCCAAAAATTGCTTTTATCCagcacttttattttcctttctttttcctggaTTTAGCCGCCAAACTTCGAGGAAAAATATTAATGCGAGTTTTTTGTTCTCATATCAAGTCTCAGTATCTGCTTCCTAATGATAAGCGCTTTGAAGTGAATTTGGAATTTCATTTTGGTTTTAGATAACCTTTGCATTTATGAACTATTGAAAATGTTTGTCTGCTGTTGGTGAAAATGATAggctaataaggacaataatagtaataacaacgctaatgatagtaatgatggcaataatgattattggtaataatataatgaaatgatgataacaataacaataactttgatgataatgatgataacaataacaataactttgatgataatgatgataacaataacaatgactttgatgataataatgataccactactactgctatttctgataataaagatgattatattgatgcTGATAACCATCATTTCTCGTAATTATTAGCgtattatgtataaatgtgcgcgctcgagtgtgtatgtgtgtgtgtttgtgtgtgaactaATCTATTCATAAAAGTATACCAAAGGAAGTATTCATAAAAGATTTCACAAGATTTTAAATtttcaaagaaaacggatattTCAAAAGGGGAACCTATGCAAATCTAAGGCAAGGCAAATCGTGTTTTCTCAGTATGTATACTTTTGAGCAagaaagtgtgtgcgtatgtgtgtgtgtatggcgtgtatgagtgagtgtgtgtgtgtgtgtgtttgtgtgtgtgtgtgagtgagtgagtgtgtgtgagtgagtgagtgtgtgtgtgtgtgtgtgtatgtatgtgtgtgtgtgtgtgtgtgtgtgtgtgtgtgtgtgagtgagtgagtgagtgtgtgtgtgtgtgtgtgtgtgtgtgtgtgtgtgtgtgtgtgtgtgtgtgtgtgtgtgtgtgtgagtgactgactgactgtgtgtgtgtgtgtatgtgtgtgtgtgtgtgtgtgtgtgagtgtgtgtgtgagtgagtgtgtgtttgtgtgtgtgtgagtgagtgagtgagtgagtgagtgagtgagtgtgtgtgtgtgcgtgtgcgtgtgtgtgtgtgtgtgtgtgtgtgtgtgtgtgtgtgtgtgtgtatggcgtgtatgagtgagtgtgtgtgtgtgtgtttgtgtgtgtgtgtgtgtgtgtgagtgagtgtgtgtgtctgtgcgtgtctgtgtgagtgagggagtgtgtgtgtgtgtgagtgagtgagtgtgtgtgtgtgtgtgtgtgtgagtgagtgagtgactgagtgactgagtgactgagtgtgtgtgcgtgtgtgcgtgtgtgtgtgtgtgtgtgtgagtgtgtgtgtgagtgagtgtgtgtttgtgtgtgtgtgagtgagtgagtgagtgtgtgtgtgtgtgtgtgtgtgtgagtgtctgagtgactgagtgtgtgtgtgtgtgtgtgtgtgtttgtgtgtgtgtgtgtgtgagtgagtgtgtttgagtgtgtgtgtgtgtctgtgcttgagtgtgtgtgtgtgtgtttgagtgtgtgtgtgtgtgtgtgtgtgtgtgtttgagtgtgtgtgtgagtgactgactgactgagtgtgtgtgtgagtgagtgtgtttgagtgtgtgtgtgtgtgagtgtgtgtgtgagtgagtgtgtgtttgtgtgtgtgtgagtgagtgagtgagtgagtgagtgtgtgtgtgtgtgtgtgtgtgtgtgtgtgtgtgtgtgtgtgtgtgtgtgtatggcgtgtatgagtgagtgtgtgtgtgtgtgtttgtgtgtgtgtgtgtgtgtgtgagtgagtgtgtgtgtgtgtgtgtgtgtgtgtgtgtgtgtgtgtgtgtgtgtgtgtgtgcgtgtgtgagtgagtgagtgtgtgtgtgtgtgtgtgagtgagtgtgtgtgtgtgtgtgtgtgtgtgtgagtgagtgtgagtgtgtgtgtgtgtgtgtgtgcgcgcgcgcgcgtttgtgagTTTGAAGTAGCTCTTTCTCACAATGGCCATGATATCTTTAAAACGAAAAGCTCAATTATttatacaataattattatgattagcaaATAAAATTATTCCGTATGTTGACTCAATGATTTTCAATTTTGGAAAATAAAAACCTTTAATATCATTAGCGTATCATGTTATCTATCATAACCCATGTTATGACAATTGCAGGAATATAAATTCTGATGTTTGtatgagaaagtaagaaagaaacagagagaagggataggggggatggaaagggaaagagagaattgctaaagaaaggaaggaagggagagagttcaGTAAATATTTTCTTGTTGCACATCATGTCACCCAGAACCTTGGTTTTTGGACCCACCAgtgggtatatacacacacacagacacacacacgcagacacacacacacacacatacacacacacactcatacacacacacacacacacacacacacacacacacacacacgcacgcacacacacacacacacacacacacacacacacacacacacacacacacacacacacatatatatatatatatatatatatatatatatatatatatatatatatatatatatcatatatatacatgcatacacgcacacgcgcgcgcgcacacacacgcacacacacgcacacacacacacacacgcgcgcgtacacattcacagactcacacacaaatatatttatttgtgtgtgagtgagtgagtgtatgtatctgTTCCACTGGTGGGTCCAAAAACCAAGGTTCTGGGTGACATGATGTGCAACAAGAAAATATTTACtgaactctctcccttccttcctttctttagcaatcctctctttccctttccatccccctatcccttctctctgtttctttcttactttctcataCAAACATCACAATTTATATCCCTGCAATTGTCATAACATGGGTTATGATAGATAACATGATACGCTAATGATATTAAAGGTTTTTATTTTCCAAAattgaaaatcacacacacacaaacacacacacatgaacacacgcacacgcacgcacacacacacacaaacgcacacacacacacaaacgcacactcacatgcacacatgtacacacacacacgcacacacacacacacacatacacacactcacacacacacaggcaaccacaaatattcaaatatatatatatatatatatatatatatatatatatatatatatatatatatatatatatatacatatatatatatatattcatatatatacattcatatatgtatatatgtgtgtatatatatatatatatatatatatatatatatatatatatatatatatatatatatatatatatacacacacacacacacacacacacacacacacacacacacacacacacacatatattatatatatatatatatatatatatatatatatatatatatatatatatatatatatatatatatatatatatgtatatatatacatatatatgtatgtgtgtgtgtgtgtgtgtgtgtatatatatatatatatatatatatatatatatatatatatatatatatatatatatatatatatatatatgtgtgtgtgtgtgtgtgtgtgtgtgtgtgtgtgtgtgtgtgtgtgtgtgtgtgtgtgtgtgtgtgtgtgtgtctgtgtacatatctatatatatatacataaatacatcacaagcacacctccacacacatccacataaaatTAGACCGAAAGAGTAAACGGCTACAACGGTTCCATTTCACACACAGGAAGGCAAAGATCTTTCCCCAAGGGTTAGACTTGTTAGACCGCACTTTCTAAGGAACAAACGCACTGTACAAACCGACcgcggggggagggaaaggggcgggggagggaaaggggaggggggagggaaaggggagggggagggagaatggaggggggagggggtagggagggttggcTCGGAAGCTAAGAATACTTTGGTGTTTGCGCTGcggccgcctcctccgcctccgcccttcTCGCGGTAACATGTAGCACGTTCATGATAAGCTTCTGTGTAACACTTGGATCTTTTCTGTCCATCtgcttgtctatttgtctctgtttctctttctctcttcctctttcttattctctttctttctcttgctcgatcgttctctctctctcctgctcgatcgttctctctctctctctatctatctatctatatctcattctctctgtacTTTTTGAGTTACATcattccttactctttctctcatttttttctattcttcatcattttctcccgtcctctctctgtatctcactcgctttctcctttttttctatttaagtaAGTAAGAATGgttgtgatattgatgataataaaaaggtgctatttttattattgttatcaacattaacaatatcaacagtaataatcataaaaatattgaatataatcatgataatgatgatgagaatggcgataataacactgatgatgatgatgataatgacaaaagtagtaataattatgataatgatagtgataatgttgataataataataataacgataatggtaatggtgaaaaGGCTAACGGTGCTtatgatgtcagtaatgataatggctataagaataacagtaaaaattatgataattatgatgacagtgataataatgataatgataatgatggtcataacaataatatcataatgatagtagtagtagcagtacttacaataataatgataattgtagtaatgataatgataaaatgatgatgatagaaataacactaatagtaataatgataattatgataataataatagtaaaaataacactaatactaatgataatgatggtgacaatagtaatagcagtagtagtaatgacattgatgttgtaatgatcatgatgaagaggatgaggataatgataacaacaataacagtaattatgataacgattataatgataatgatgataataatctttatcattattatcatcattttatagttattatctttatcattattattactattattatcattatcattattatcattatcattattactatcactattcttatcattattatcatcattatcattattatcattattagtgttactatcattattgttataactatcattattatcaatatcatcattgttctttgttattattattattactattgtcattattattattattattattattattattattattattattattatcattattattattattattattattactattattactattattactattattattattatcataatcatcatcatcattatcatcatcattattattattagtagtagtagtagtagtagtagtagtatcatcattattatcattgtctttattattattattattattattctcattatcattattatcattattattattattattattatcatcatcacaatca
Coding sequences:
- the LOC138862139 gene encoding uncharacterized protein, producing the protein MTFRLAYQALRKLNSKPSSQVDPPPLNLDAGSAEIPLLDPPISENPPSLTEFRGAISKLKNGKAAGICGIPDKLLKAGGESMAWGLHAVLSAIWQSGTVPPLLLRDVVIPLWKEKGGLMRHQRLEQSGFTPGKSTIDCILERLEPLCELLAAYIDFKKAFRTVHRESLWEILRLRGIPTRIIGLIASLYTGTERAKGTVHRDFAEITPGYATLLIKVPLILCVIRFSVHKPVTVDEFYSKEFSSTSR